A region of Prochlorococcus marinus subsp. pastoris str. CCMP1986 DNA encodes the following proteins:
- the aspS gene encoding aspartate--tRNA ligase: MRNKICEELNKSDIGKVVNLCGWVDRRRDHGGVIFIDLRDHSGFMQITINPEDGETLFKQAEILRNETVIMVNGIVNERPKDSINKNILTGELELKVKDLQILNQIKNNLPFPISVHDYENTKEELRLKYRYLDLRRGKLLKNLKTRHKIIKAVREYLDNSGFTEVETPLLTKSTPEGARDFLVPARLSNGEFFALPQSPQLFKQLLMVGGLDKYYQIAKCFRDEDLRADRQPEFTQLDIEMSFISEEEIISFNEKLIKNVWKNVLNINFNEEFPRMTWQEAMDNYGTDRPDTRYEMLLKNLGGILGNIGFNIFTKAIQNGGAIKSITIKDGNTSISNVRIKPGGDIFKVAQDAGAGGLAFIRVKGDELETIGAIKNNLNKDHISTILKITEAKDGDLILLGAGNTQIVNQSLDRVRQYIAKDLKLIEKDKWNFLWVTDFPMFEMNEEEKRFEALHHPFCSPKNIKLEDSKELKEKIESSTAHAYDLVLNGLELGGGSLRIHQAEMQREVLRTVGLTDNQINEKFGFLIEALEMGAPPHGGIAFGVDRITMLILGEDSIRETIAFPKNQQAKCLLTNAPSNVSKSQLKELDIEITIDE; this comes from the coding sequence ATGCGAAACAAAATTTGTGAAGAACTCAATAAGTCAGATATTGGGAAAGTAGTTAATTTATGTGGATGGGTTGATCGAAGAAGGGATCATGGTGGAGTAATTTTTATAGATTTGCGTGATCATAGTGGATTTATGCAAATTACTATTAATCCTGAAGATGGTGAGACTCTTTTTAAACAGGCTGAGATTTTAAGAAATGAAACTGTGATAATGGTTAATGGAATTGTTAATGAAAGGCCAAAAGATTCGATAAATAAAAATATTCTCACTGGAGAGTTAGAACTAAAAGTTAAAGATCTACAAATTCTTAATCAAATAAAAAATAATTTACCATTTCCTATCTCAGTACATGATTATGAAAATACAAAAGAAGAGCTTAGACTAAAATATAGATATTTAGATCTTAGAAGAGGAAAATTACTCAAAAATTTAAAAACAAGGCATAAAATTATTAAAGCAGTAAGAGAATATCTTGATAATTCTGGATTTACAGAGGTCGAAACACCATTACTGACAAAATCGACTCCAGAAGGAGCTAGAGATTTTTTAGTTCCAGCGAGACTTTCAAACGGTGAGTTTTTTGCTTTACCACAATCTCCACAATTATTTAAACAACTTTTAATGGTAGGAGGGTTAGACAAGTACTATCAAATCGCAAAATGTTTCCGTGATGAAGATCTAAGAGCTGATAGACAACCAGAATTTACTCAGCTTGATATTGAAATGAGTTTTATAAGTGAAGAAGAAATCATTTCTTTTAATGAAAAACTAATAAAAAATGTATGGAAAAATGTACTAAATATAAACTTCAATGAGGAGTTTCCAAGAATGACTTGGCAGGAGGCCATGGACAACTATGGAACAGACAGACCAGATACAAGATATGAAATGTTACTTAAAAATTTAGGTGGGATACTCGGCAATATTGGTTTTAACATTTTCACTAAAGCAATTCAGAATGGGGGAGCAATAAAATCCATAACTATTAAAGATGGAAACACAAGTATTAGTAACGTTCGAATCAAACCTGGAGGAGATATTTTTAAAGTTGCCCAAGATGCAGGAGCTGGAGGTTTAGCATTCATAAGAGTTAAAGGAGATGAACTTGAAACAATTGGAGCAATAAAAAATAATTTAAATAAAGATCATATCTCTACTATTTTAAAAATAACAGAAGCAAAAGATGGGGACTTAATTCTTTTAGGGGCTGGAAATACTCAAATTGTAAATCAATCATTAGATAGAGTCAGGCAATATATTGCAAAAGATTTAAAGCTAATAGAGAAGGATAAATGGAACTTTTTATGGGTCACAGATTTCCCTATGTTTGAAATGAATGAAGAAGAAAAAAGATTTGAAGCTTTACACCATCCGTTTTGTTCTCCTAAAAATATTAAGCTTGAAGATTCAAAAGAATTAAAAGAAAAAATAGAGAGCTCTACAGCACATGCTTATGACTTAGTACTAAATGGATTAGAGTTAGGTGGTGGCTCTCTGCGTATCCATCAAGCTGAAATGCAAAGAGAAGTTCTTAGAACAGTTGGATTAACAGATAATCAAATTAATGAAAAATTTGGTTTTTTAATTGAAGCTCTCGAAATGGGTGCTCCACCTCATGGGGGAATAGCATTTGGGGTAGATCGGATAACAATGCTTATTTTGGGGGAAGATTCAATTAGGGAAACAATCGCTTTTCCAAAAAATCAACAAGCAAAATGTCTTCTTACAAATGCACCTTCAAATGTCTCCAAATCCCAATTAAAAGAATTAGATATTGAAATAACAATTGATGAATAA